One window from the genome of Streptococcus parasanguinis encodes:
- the pbp1b gene encoding penicillin-binding protein PBP1B: protein MNQLKEKLQEFWKKVQKFFAKMYTETPNKEKNEESSWSVGDIFATFLRTLKLLWDVMIALFVCLFLFGAGIGIGYAASLFSNVKVPKTEELVQQVRNVSSVSKLTYSDKSLIAEVDSDLIRTPVAGDAISDNVKKAVIATEDENFESHKGVVPKAVLRATLGSVAGVGSSSGGSTLTQQLIKQQVVGDAPTFTRKATEIVDALALERGMDKNEILTTYLNVSPFGRNNRGQNIAGVEAAAQGIFGVSAKDLTVPQAAFIAGLPQSPIVYSPYAADGSLKSKENLELGLARAKDVLFNMYRTGALSKKDYETYAQYDLTKDFMAPDGIEKTPHDYLYFQAMEEAKEAMYDYLIKRDNVTKQDLKNNETVKAYQELAESELREGGYTIQTTINKPVHNAMQAAVANFGSVLDDGTGLVEVGNVLMDNRTGAVLGFIGGRNFDGNQNNHAFDTERSPGSTIKPLLAYGIAIDQGLMGSNSILSNYPTNFSSGEPIMHVDSRGTAMMDLREALNTSWNIPAYWTYRTLREKGVDVPSYMKKMGYDIPEYGIESLPMGGGIEVTVAQHTNGFQTIANNGNYLKRYMVEQIIDRDGDVVYKHEADPVRVYSPATATIMQDLLRGVITSGATTTFKSRISQVNPTLAGADWIGKTGTTNSNGDMWLMLSTPNVSLGGWIGHDNNASMQTLTGYNNNAQYMAQLANAIYQADPSLFGIQDKFTLDKSVIRSEVLKSTGERPGRVNVNGRDIDVSGQMVTSLWAKNGAPTTQYRFAIGGSDSDYQSAWAAILGNSSGNQSNNKNNSTTNSSSSNSSNRNSSNRGNRR from the coding sequence GTGAATCAATTAAAAGAGAAGCTGCAAGAATTTTGGAAGAAGGTTCAAAAATTCTTTGCAAAGATGTATACAGAAACTCCGAATAAGGAAAAAAATGAGGAAAGTAGCTGGTCTGTCGGCGATATTTTTGCGACCTTTTTGCGGACCCTCAAACTCTTGTGGGATGTCATGATCGCCCTGTTCGTGTGCCTCTTTTTATTTGGCGCAGGGATCGGGATCGGTTATGCAGCGAGCCTCTTTAGCAATGTCAAGGTTCCAAAGACAGAAGAGTTGGTCCAGCAGGTTCGCAATGTTAGCAGTGTTTCAAAACTGACTTATTCCGATAAGAGCTTGATTGCAGAGGTGGACAGTGATTTGATCCGTACGCCCGTAGCTGGAGATGCCATTTCAGATAATGTCAAGAAGGCTGTGATCGCTACTGAGGATGAGAATTTTGAAAGCCACAAGGGGGTTGTGCCTAAAGCCGTTCTTCGGGCAACACTTGGATCTGTAGCCGGCGTGGGTTCCTCTAGTGGGGGATCAACCCTGACCCAGCAATTGATCAAACAGCAAGTCGTGGGAGACGCTCCAACCTTTACTCGTAAGGCGACAGAGATTGTCGATGCCTTGGCTTTAGAGCGGGGAATGGATAAAAATGAAATCCTAACCACCTACTTAAATGTTTCGCCTTTTGGACGAAACAATCGGGGACAAAATATTGCGGGTGTGGAAGCTGCAGCTCAAGGAATCTTTGGCGTCTCTGCCAAAGACTTGACCGTTCCACAAGCGGCCTTTATCGCTGGCTTGCCACAAAGTCCGATTGTCTACTCTCCTTATGCTGCAGACGGTAGCCTAAAGAGCAAGGAAAACCTCGAGTTAGGTTTGGCGCGTGCCAAAGACGTTTTGTTCAATATGTACCGGACGGGAGCCTTGTCGAAAAAAGACTACGAGACCTATGCTCAGTACGACTTGACCAAAGACTTCATGGCTCCAGATGGCATCGAGAAAACACCGCATGACTACCTCTACTTCCAAGCCATGGAAGAAGCAAAAGAGGCCATGTATGATTACTTGATCAAGCGAGACAATGTCACCAAGCAAGACTTGAAAAATAATGAAACCGTCAAGGCTTACCAAGAATTAGCTGAGAGCGAGTTGCGCGAAGGTGGCTACACCATTCAAACCACGATTAACAAACCGGTTCACAATGCGATGCAGGCCGCGGTAGCGAATTTTGGAAGCGTCTTGGATGATGGGACGGGTCTAGTAGAAGTCGGCAATGTCCTCATGGACAATCGTACGGGTGCCGTTTTAGGATTTATCGGTGGACGGAATTTTGACGGCAACCAAAACAACCATGCTTTTGATACAGAGCGTTCCCCAGGGTCTACTATCAAACCTCTGTTGGCCTATGGGATTGCCATCGACCAAGGCTTGATGGGAAGCAATAGCATCCTTTCTAACTACCCGACTAATTTCTCAAGTGGTGAGCCAATCATGCACGTGGATAGCCGAGGGACAGCCATGATGGATCTCCGTGAGGCCCTCAATACCTCATGGAATATTCCAGCTTACTGGACTTACCGGACCCTTCGTGAAAAGGGTGTGGATGTCCCATCCTACATGAAGAAAATGGGCTATGATATCCCTGAATATGGCATTGAGAGTCTGCCAATGGGGGGAGGAATTGAGGTCACTGTTGCCCAACATACCAATGGTTTCCAAACCATTGCTAACAATGGGAACTACCTCAAACGCTACATGGTAGAGCAAATCATTGATCGAGATGGGGATGTAGTATACAAGCACGAGGCAGATCCTGTTCGTGTTTACTCTCCAGCGACGGCAACGATTATGCAGGATCTCTTGCGCGGGGTTATTACGTCTGGTGCTACAACGACCTTTAAGTCACGGATTAGCCAAGTCAATCCAACGCTGGCAGGTGCTGACTGGATTGGAAAAACCGGTACCACTAACTCAAATGGGGATATGTGGCTCATGCTGTCCACCCCTAATGTTTCTTTAGGAGGTTGGATTGGCCATGACAACAATGCTTCTATGCAGACCTTGACTGGATACAACAACAATGCCCAATACATGGCGCAGTTGGCAAATGCGATCTACCAAGCAGATCCAAGTCTCTTCGGAATTCAGGATAAATTCACTCTCGATAAGAGTGTGATCCGCTCTGAAGTGCTCAAATCGACTGGTGAAAGACCGGGTCGCGTCAATGTCAATGGCCGGGATATCGATGTGAGCGGTCAAATGGTGACGAGCCTTTGGGCCAAAAACGGAGCGCCAACCACTCAATACCGCTTTGCCATCGGGGGATCGGATAGCGATTATCAAAGTGCTTGGGCGGCCATTCTCGGCAATTCCAGTGGAAATCAGTCGAATAATAAGAACAATTCGACAACCAATAGTTCATCCAGCAATAGTTCAAATCGAAACAGCTCAAATCGTGGCAATCGACGCTAG
- a CDS encoding LytTR family DNA-binding domain-containing protein encodes MKIRFEEKQDIPENDPCVVIQAKQLSDQAREVMDYLEQFSTVNQVVIPIKTDDHLIMVKIDDIILAEIDKNQLTIYTTDKTFIVRDTLTNFQHRINRRNFLQISRHAVMNIDHLESLSDSFSGNMMAKLTRGVKSSVSRKYVKSLMDYLGV; translated from the coding sequence ATGAAGATTCGTTTTGAGGAAAAACAGGATATCCCAGAAAACGACCCCTGTGTGGTCATTCAAGCCAAGCAATTATCCGATCAAGCACGAGAGGTGATGGACTATCTCGAACAGTTTTCGACAGTGAATCAAGTAGTGATCCCTATCAAAACAGATGATCATTTGATCATGGTGAAAATTGATGACATTATTCTAGCCGAGATTGATAAGAATCAGCTAACCATTTATACGACAGACAAAACGTTCATCGTCAGAGATACTTTGACAAATTTTCAACATCGGATTAATCGTCGTAATTTTTTACAGATATCCCGCCACGCGGTGATGAATATCGACCATTTGGAATCGCTATCGGATAGTTTTTCAGGCAATATGATGGCTAAACTGACACGCGGAGTGAAATCAAGTGTCAGTCGGAAATATGTCAAATCCTTGATGGATTATTTAGGGGTATAG
- a CDS encoding putative RNA methyltransferase, with protein sequence MNTPIKPKLQRFQTATAFACPICQLGLELVETSFKCPKGHSFDLAKFGYVNLAPQIKQSKDYDKENFQNRQLILEAGFYEPILTAIGQKIPTSDARILDIGCGEGYYSRKLQEAYPKATFYAFDLSKESVQLAAKSDASWKVNWFVGDLAHLPIQSKSIEVILDIFSPANYAEFERVLKAEGVIIKVVPTSSHLKEIRQLAQDQLTKQSYSNQEILEHFEDHCQILSSETVSLTKSLTPEERQALLAMTPLLFHVDQEKIDWNQLTEITIEAELLVGKIKIQRT encoded by the coding sequence ATGAATACACCGATCAAACCAAAATTACAACGATTTCAAACAGCGACTGCTTTTGCCTGTCCCATCTGTCAACTGGGCCTAGAACTTGTGGAGACCAGTTTTAAATGTCCCAAGGGCCATTCTTTTGATTTGGCGAAATTTGGCTATGTCAATCTGGCTCCCCAGATCAAACAATCGAAGGACTATGACAAAGAAAATTTCCAGAATCGCCAGCTAATCTTGGAAGCAGGTTTTTATGAGCCGATTCTAACAGCGATCGGACAAAAAATTCCGACCAGTGATGCCAGAATTCTAGATATCGGTTGCGGAGAAGGCTATTACTCCCGAAAACTACAAGAAGCCTATCCCAAGGCTACTTTCTATGCCTTTGATCTTTCCAAGGAATCTGTGCAACTAGCTGCCAAGAGTGACGCTAGCTGGAAGGTCAATTGGTTTGTAGGAGACTTGGCTCATTTACCCATTCAATCCAAGAGTATAGAGGTCATTTTGGACATCTTCTCCCCGGCTAATTACGCTGAATTTGAGCGTGTCTTAAAGGCTGAAGGGGTGATCATTAAAGTCGTCCCAACCTCTTCTCATCTGAAAGAAATTCGTCAGTTGGCCCAAGATCAATTGACCAAGCAATCCTACTCCAACCAGGAAATTTTGGAGCACTTTGAAGACCACTGCCAAATTCTCTCATCCGAAACAGTCAGCCTCACCAAGAGTTTAACTCCTGAAGAACGCCAAGCGCTCCTCGCTATGACCCCTCTTCTATTTCACGTAGATCAAGAGAAAATCGACTGGAACCAACTCACAGAAATCACCATTGAAGCGGAGCTGCTGGTTGGAAAAATCAAGATACAAAGAACGTAA
- a CDS encoding DUF3021 domain-containing protein, producing MKRFIAYFVSGMRTGSFFYLCLVLLSHVYPNIVYPAVNVRNILAIFLMSGTMGVLTFILEEEEFLTYSLRVVLHLVVTATILALTYLFFGWGAALRSPIPWLIFLAIYGLIWLYQIWQLHKKTQRINQALLHRRKGK from the coding sequence ATGAAACGATTTATAGCTTATTTTGTATCTGGTATGAGGACAGGTTCCTTCTTTTATTTGTGTTTGGTGTTATTATCCCATGTCTATCCCAACATCGTCTATCCTGCTGTGAATGTACGCAACATTCTAGCGATCTTTTTAATGAGTGGAACAATGGGAGTCTTGACGTTCATTCTTGAGGAAGAAGAGTTTTTGACCTATAGTTTGCGTGTGGTCCTGCATTTAGTTGTGACAGCTACCATCTTAGCATTAACCTACTTGTTTTTTGGCTGGGGGGCAGCCTTACGGAGCCCGATTCCTTGGTTGATCTTTCTAGCAATTTACGGCCTGATCTGGCTTTATCAGATTTGGCAGCTCCATAAAAAAACTCAACGAATTAACCAAGCTTTGTTGCATCGCAGAAAAGGGAAATAG
- a CDS encoding ABC transporter permease, translated as MLALLKRNFLLYFRNRSGVFFSLLGALISFVLYIIFLQKNLTDAWAQLPNSGPVLNNWLMSGTLAVTGITTSLAALTQLVKDREHQVDQDLYLSDQGKWRLPFSYLTSAIIISFFMQVLMYVLMCGYFREVPALSLLPEVLLIMLFSSLLSSLVNAIFVHFFQSVDSLGKFATIVGTASGFLVGTYVPLGVLPDFAQLLMKCTPATYIASLYRQVLMKEAVSETFKGRDDLLREFQEKMGVQLKWQALLTKEQTYLIVLGGILLALGIWVSLAKRSNKRK; from the coding sequence ATGCTAGCCTTACTAAAGCGAAATTTTTTATTGTACTTCAGAAATCGTTCAGGAGTTTTCTTCTCCCTGTTGGGAGCCTTGATTTCCTTTGTTCTCTATATTATTTTTCTTCAAAAAAATCTAACAGATGCTTGGGCTCAGCTCCCCAATAGTGGTCCTGTGTTAAATAATTGGTTAATGAGTGGGACGCTGGCTGTGACAGGAATTACGACAAGTCTGGCTGCCCTGACTCAGTTAGTAAAGGACCGTGAACATCAAGTAGATCAGGATCTTTATTTATCGGATCAAGGAAAGTGGCGGTTACCATTTTCGTATCTAACGAGCGCAATCATCATCTCTTTTTTCATGCAAGTCCTGATGTATGTACTGATGTGTGGCTATTTTAGAGAAGTTCCAGCACTGTCTTTATTACCTGAAGTGCTCCTTATTATGCTGTTTAGTAGCCTGCTTTCTAGCTTAGTGAATGCCATTTTTGTTCATTTTTTCCAATCCGTAGACAGTCTTGGGAAGTTTGCGACCATAGTGGGTACAGCTTCTGGTTTTTTGGTAGGGACTTATGTACCTTTAGGTGTTCTACCTGATTTTGCACAACTACTAATGAAGTGCACTCCAGCAACTTATATTGCATCACTTTATCGACAAGTACTCATGAAAGAAGCAGTGAGCGAAACCTTTAAGGGGCGAGATGATCTTCTTCGAGAATTTCAAGAAAAAATGGGCGTTCAGCTCAAATGGCAAGCGTTATTGACAAAGGAACAAACATACCTTATAGTGTTAGGTGGTATTCTTCTAGCTTTGGGGATTTGGGTTTCCTTAGCAAAAAGATCGAATAAAAGAAAGTAA
- a CDS encoding ABC transporter ATP-binding protein, protein MILQAKNISKRYGNHLAVNNIHLQFEKGTFNAILGPNGAGKSTTISMLIGLKQPTQGEIIYEPGTKIGVVFQTSVLDEMLTVRENLTIRAKQYKGLKPDRVSDLIGRLGLSAFQKQKYGTLSGGQKRRVDIARALLHSPDLLFLDEPTTGLDIQTRKSIWDLLYQLQREEGMTVVLTTHYLDEADEADQIYIVDHGKVIAQGSALDIKSQYAKNILKIRFKEMQQIESLKNSGMSVEQQGSLEYVFQPKSEREAIDYLAQVRDNLAHFEFRPGTMDDAFIALTGREVR, encoded by the coding sequence ATGATATTACAAGCTAAAAACATCAGTAAACGATATGGAAATCATTTAGCCGTAAACAATATTCACTTACAGTTTGAAAAGGGAACCTTTAATGCGATTCTAGGACCAAATGGGGCGGGAAAATCAACAACGATTTCCATGTTGATTGGTTTGAAACAACCAACGCAAGGTGAAATCATCTATGAACCAGGTACTAAAATTGGTGTGGTCTTCCAGACTAGTGTCTTAGATGAGATGCTAACGGTTAGGGAAAATCTGACCATTCGTGCGAAACAGTATAAAGGCTTAAAACCCGATCGTGTGTCTGATCTCATTGGTCGGCTAGGCCTATCAGCTTTCCAAAAGCAGAAATACGGAACGCTTTCAGGTGGCCAAAAGCGTCGGGTTGACATTGCGCGTGCTCTACTACACAGTCCAGACCTTTTGTTCTTAGATGAACCAACGACAGGTTTGGATATCCAAACTCGGAAGTCTATTTGGGATTTGCTCTATCAATTGCAGAGGGAAGAGGGAATGACTGTTGTTTTGACCACGCATTATCTTGACGAGGCAGATGAAGCTGATCAGATTTATATTGTGGACCATGGGAAAGTGATTGCTCAGGGATCAGCACTAGATATTAAGAGTCAGTATGCAAAAAACATCTTGAAGATTCGTTTCAAGGAGATGCAGCAGATAGAAAGTCTTAAAAATTCAGGAATGTCAGTAGAACAACAGGGATCATTAGAATATGTTTTTCAACCCAAGAGTGAAAGGGAAGCCATTGATTACCTGGCGCAAGTTAGAGATAATCTAGCCCATTTTGAGTTTCGTCCAGGGACCATGGATGATGCCTTTATTGCACTTACAGGAAGGGAGGTTCGCTAA
- a CDS encoding response regulator transcription factor, producing the protein MYKVLLVDDEYMITEGLKKLIPFDHWNMEVVATAEDADQALDYVREHPVDVVITDVNMPGKTGLQMIAEMKDLIPDAAFIIMSGYQDFEYVKTALNLRVADYLLKPVNKVEMGNILEKIQHQIQQPSQELANRLIHDDISEEEFCRYIAGRNSLWIGVAKEKKGFISSSYQVLGQNLQLFISDQEEEAMIEKAFEPPYKEHFRQFKDLVERSLFYGATPLNQDEEVFHYYEPAYRVIMQGNIQQILEELDWLEKMILEKTPKVSLTKQLFIQFLMDVFHLFEYLQGDDLADVVKKVQEAATFSEMISFIQEELSRFLSHYRMNENVASVLQVISRDYQKELSLKDISQALFINPVYLGQLIKRETNATFAELLNKQRIKAAQQLLLSTNDSIEDICYKVGYSNVGYFYKVFRKLCGKSPKTYRLQVMTEQAEDD; encoded by the coding sequence ATGTACAAAGTCTTATTAGTAGACGATGAGTATATGATTACAGAAGGGTTAAAAAAATTAATCCCCTTTGACCACTGGAATATGGAAGTGGTCGCAACTGCAGAAGACGCCGACCAGGCCCTTGATTATGTGCGAGAGCATCCGGTGGATGTGGTGATCACGGATGTCAATATGCCTGGAAAGACCGGACTTCAGATGATTGCAGAGATGAAGGATTTGATCCCAGATGCTGCTTTTATCATTATGTCAGGCTATCAGGATTTTGAATATGTCAAGACAGCTCTCAATTTGCGCGTGGCAGACTACCTGCTCAAACCTGTCAATAAGGTGGAGATGGGCAATATTCTAGAAAAAATTCAGCACCAAATCCAGCAACCAAGCCAAGAGTTGGCCAACCGCTTGATTCACGATGATATCTCTGAGGAAGAGTTTTGTCGGTATATCGCAGGACGAAATTCATTGTGGATTGGGGTTGCTAAGGAGAAAAAAGGCTTTATCAGCTCATCTTACCAAGTTCTCGGGCAAAATCTTCAACTCTTTATCTCAGATCAAGAAGAAGAAGCCATGATTGAGAAGGCCTTTGAGCCTCCTTATAAAGAGCACTTTCGTCAATTTAAGGACCTAGTAGAGCGGAGCCTCTTTTATGGAGCGACCCCTCTCAATCAAGATGAAGAGGTCTTCCATTACTACGAGCCGGCCTACCGGGTGATCATGCAAGGAAATATCCAACAGATCTTAGAAGAACTGGACTGGTTGGAAAAAATGATCCTTGAGAAGACACCCAAGGTTTCGTTGACCAAGCAGCTCTTTATCCAATTTTTGATGGATGTCTTTCATTTGTTTGAATACCTGCAAGGAGATGATTTGGCCGATGTGGTCAAGAAAGTCCAAGAAGCTGCTACCTTTAGCGAGATGATTAGCTTCATCCAGGAAGAGTTATCCCGTTTCTTATCCCACTATCGGATGAATGAAAATGTAGCGAGTGTCCTCCAAGTGATTAGCCGTGATTACCAAAAAGAGCTGTCGCTCAAGGATATCAGTCAGGCTCTCTTTATCAATCCAGTCTATTTAGGCCAATTGATTAAACGAGAAACCAATGCAACGTTCGCAGAACTCCTCAACAAACAGCGGATTAAGGCTGCCCAGCAGCTCCTCTTATCGACCAATGACAGTATTGAAGATATCTGCTATAAAGTCGGTTACAGCAATGTGGGCTATTTCTATAAGGTTTTCCGTAAACTCTGTGGAAAATCGCCTAAAACCTATCGCTTACAAGTCATGACAGAGCAAGCAGAAGATGATTAA
- a CDS encoding YesL family protein — MGKIIEFIFTRVYVAMLVTGIFWVLTICGGVLLGVGPASATIMSLYAENGMTYKDYHWSRAWELFKENLRPANQVFYTFFAIEGVLLYGMYLMIQIPHLNFFQILVLLFNLVFLLVAPLAYAVYLKLQVHFDLSYANSIKLSLIGMLLDIRPVLKFILGTALLGVISYYMPALLFFVLIGVWHFFVNDIFDPVYQNIHEKLVS; from the coding sequence ATGGGAAAAATCATCGAGTTCATTTTTACGAGAGTCTATGTTGCCATGCTGGTAACAGGGATTTTTTGGGTCTTGACGATCTGTGGGGGTGTTCTGCTAGGAGTAGGACCCGCTAGTGCCACTATCATGAGCCTCTATGCGGAAAATGGCATGACCTACAAGGACTATCATTGGTCACGCGCTTGGGAACTCTTCAAAGAAAATCTACGCCCGGCTAATCAAGTCTTTTATACCTTCTTTGCCATTGAAGGGGTTCTTCTCTATGGCATGTACCTCATGATCCAGATTCCTCACTTGAATTTCTTCCAAATTTTGGTTCTTTTGTTTAATCTGGTTTTTCTCTTGGTTGCGCCTCTAGCTTACGCCGTTTATTTGAAATTGCAAGTTCATTTCGATCTCTCTTATGCCAATAGTATCAAGCTCAGTTTGATCGGAATGTTGCTGGACATTCGTCCGGTTCTGAAGTTCATCCTTGGAACTGCGCTACTTGGCGTCATTAGCTACTATATGCCAGCCCTTCTCTTTTTCGTCTTGATCGGTGTATGGCATTTCTTTGTCAATGATATCTTTGACCCTGTTTATCAAAACATCCACGAAAAATTGGTATCCTAA
- the tyrS gene encoding tyrosine--tRNA ligase — MHIFDELKERGLVFQTTDEEALRKALEEGQVSYYTGYDPTADSLHLGHLVAILTSRRLQLAGHKPYALVGGATGLIGDPSFKDAERSLQTKETVQEWVRSIQGQLSRFLDFENGDNKAEMVNNYDWFGSISFIDFLRDVGKYFTVNAMMSKESVKKRIETGISYTEFAYQIMQGYDFYVLNQEHNVTLQIGGSDQWGNMTAGTELMRRKADKTGHVMTVPLITDATGKKFGKSEGNAVWLNADKTSPYEMYQFWMNVMDADAVRFLKIFTFLSLDEIEEIRKQFEAAPHERLAQKILAREVVTLVHGEEAYKEALNITEQLFAGNIKNLSVKELKQGLRGVPNYQVQAEDNLNIVELLVTAGVVNSKRQAREDVQNGAIYVNGERIQDLDYVLSDSDKLENELTVIRRGKKKYFVLTY, encoded by the coding sequence ATGCACATTTTTGATGAGCTAAAAGAGCGTGGTTTGGTATTTCAAACGACGGATGAAGAAGCCTTACGCAAAGCACTGGAAGAAGGTCAGGTTTCTTATTATACTGGTTATGATCCAACTGCTGACAGCCTTCACCTTGGTCACTTGGTTGCCATCTTGACGAGCCGTCGCCTTCAACTAGCAGGCCACAAACCTTATGCGCTCGTTGGCGGTGCGACTGGTCTCATTGGTGATCCGTCCTTCAAAGATGCTGAACGTAGTCTCCAAACAAAAGAAACTGTACAAGAATGGGTTCGCTCCATTCAAGGGCAATTGTCTCGTTTCCTCGATTTTGAAAATGGGGACAATAAAGCCGAAATGGTCAACAACTACGATTGGTTCGGAAGCATTAGCTTTATTGACTTCCTTCGTGATGTCGGAAAATACTTTACAGTCAATGCTATGATGAGTAAAGAATCTGTTAAAAAACGGATTGAAACAGGGATTTCTTACACAGAGTTTGCCTACCAAATCATGCAAGGCTATGACTTCTACGTCCTCAACCAAGAACACAATGTAACCCTTCAAATCGGTGGATCTGACCAATGGGGAAACATGACAGCCGGTACTGAGTTGATGCGTCGTAAAGCAGATAAAACTGGTCATGTTATGACTGTGCCTTTGATCACAGATGCAACTGGTAAGAAATTCGGTAAATCAGAAGGCAATGCGGTCTGGCTCAATGCAGACAAAACATCTCCATACGAAATGTACCAATTCTGGATGAATGTGATGGATGCAGATGCTGTGCGCTTCTTGAAGATCTTCACTTTCTTGTCACTTGATGAGATTGAAGAGATCCGCAAACAGTTTGAGGCTGCTCCTCATGAACGCTTGGCTCAAAAGATCTTGGCGCGTGAAGTGGTTACCCTTGTCCACGGCGAAGAAGCCTACAAGGAAGCCCTCAACATCACAGAACAACTCTTTGCAGGAAACATCAAAAACCTTTCTGTCAAAGAACTCAAACAAGGCCTTCGTGGTGTGCCAAACTACCAGGTACAAGCAGAAGATAACCTCAACATTGTTGAACTCTTGGTCACAGCTGGTGTGGTCAATTCTAAACGCCAAGCCCGCGAAGATGTTCAAAATGGTGCTATCTACGTTAACGGCGAACGCATCCAAGACCTTGACTATGTCTTGAGCGATAGCGATAAATTAGAGAACGAATTGACCGTTATCCGTCGCGGTAAGAAAAAATACTTTGTTTTGACTTATTAA
- a CDS encoding sensor histidine kinase codes for MKKIWLSTLLKFYAYVMVVILTIMGLVVAGISWKNQQAEADRISQRVLTEVVTDLETSYQRVTQEGRSLVENPAKLEGVYRYFTLSPSEYETWRLNAQFPSYIQLSLHKNIDSLYLSNKNIEGIDVTLSDYKTVFVSTRQSQGGKQVSADHYKAPATAIPVPLTDPTTGAGVGIAYMTLNQEILTAAIDNARGDLPIVVRIFTPFGKEMYHEGDKGQSKDVKWQTRSTIYGYKVDVAVSESYLVKKGLANLTTFLSIAFLIFLILYLLLGQIFKNYRRQVLDLVDTMNQISQGESERRIDTSTKDQELLVIGNMINTMLDNMDKNIRDIYQLQLSQKDANMRALQAQINPHFMYNTLEFIRMYAVMQEQDELGDIIYEFSSLLRNNISDERVTTVENELEFCRKYSYLCMVRYPKSIAYGFKIDPGLEKMKIPKFTIQPLVENYFAHGVDHKRKDNVISVKVLQGEGQVMILVTDNGRGMEEEQLEKIQEILANRNPRSEIEEKSGRQSIGIVNVHERMLLYFGDRYHIQVFSQPHHGVTYTITIQDE; via the coding sequence ATGAAAAAAATCTGGTTAAGTACGCTTTTAAAATTCTACGCCTATGTCATGGTGGTCATTTTGACCATTATGGGCCTGGTCGTCGCGGGGATCTCTTGGAAAAACCAGCAAGCTGAAGCCGACCGGATCTCCCAACGGGTCTTGACCGAAGTGGTGACGGATCTTGAGACCTCTTATCAACGGGTCACACAAGAAGGTCGTAGCCTCGTTGAGAACCCTGCAAAATTAGAAGGAGTTTATCGCTATTTTACCTTGTCACCATCGGAGTATGAGACTTGGCGATTGAATGCCCAATTCCCTTCTTATATCCAATTGTCCCTACATAAGAATATTGACAGTCTCTATTTGAGCAATAAAAACATCGAGGGTATCGATGTCACCTTGTCTGATTACAAGACGGTATTTGTCTCTACCCGGCAATCACAGGGAGGCAAGCAAGTCTCAGCGGACCATTACAAGGCTCCTGCGACAGCCATTCCGGTTCCTTTGACAGATCCGACTACGGGTGCTGGAGTTGGGATTGCTTATATGACGCTGAACCAAGAAATTTTGACGGCAGCGATTGATAACGCCAGGGGCGATCTTCCGATCGTTGTGCGGATCTTTACTCCCTTTGGGAAAGAGATGTACCATGAAGGGGATAAGGGGCAATCAAAGGATGTTAAATGGCAAACCCGTAGCACGATCTATGGCTACAAGGTGGATGTAGCTGTTTCTGAAAGTTATCTGGTCAAAAAGGGTCTAGCTAATCTGACCACTTTTCTCTCCATTGCTTTTCTAATTTTCTTGATCCTTTACTTGTTGTTAGGTCAGATTTTCAAAAATTACCGGCGTCAAGTCCTTGATTTGGTCGATACCATGAATCAGATCAGTCAAGGCGAGAGTGAACGACGGATTGATACCTCGACCAAGGACCAAGAACTGCTGGTTATTGGTAATATGATCAATACCATGTTAGACAATATGGATAAGAATATTCGGGATATCTACCAGCTACAGCTCAGCCAAAAAGATGCCAATATGCGGGCACTACAAGCCCAGATCAATCCCCACTTCATGTACAATACACTGGAATTTATCCGGATGTATGCCGTCATGCAAGAGCAGGATGAATTGGGTGATATTATCTATGAGTTTAGTAGTCTCTTGCGCAATAATATCTCAGACGAGCGAGTGACGACAGTTGAAAATGAGCTCGAATTTTGTCGCAAATACAGCTACCTCTGTATGGTGCGTTATCCAAAATCGATTGCTTATGGCTTTAAGATCGATCCAGGTTTGGAAAAGATGAAGATTCCCAAATTCACCATCCAGCCTTTGGTCGAGAACTATTTTGCGCATGGAGTGGATCACAAACGCAAGGACAATGTGATTAGTGTCAAAGTCTTGCAAGGAGAAGGGCAAGTCATGATCCTAGTTACTGATAATGGGCGTGGGATGGAAGAAGAACAGCTAGAAAAAATTCAAGAGATACTGGCCAATCGCAATCCCCGCTCAGAAATCGAAGAAAAGAGTGGCCGGCAGTCCATCGGAATTGTCAATGTCCATGAACGCATGCTACTCTATTTTGGAGATCGCTACCATATCCAAGTCTTCTCCCAACCTCACCATGGAGTGACCTATACGATAACCATTCAAGATGAATAA